The following nucleotide sequence is from Apium graveolens cultivar Ventura chromosome 4, ASM990537v1, whole genome shotgun sequence.
TTTACCCCGCTTCCATATTCTCGATTGGAACATATGATACTCATTTAGAGCATTTATATCGCTGACTGTGGACAAATGATACTCTTTTGGCTCCTACACTTCTATCTTTTGCTGATGCTGTATTGGTAGTATAATCTAATCCTGTTTATTAAACCCTTTGTCTGACTTAAAAAATAACTCATACTCGGAAAGTGCCAACTATAAACTGCTCTGAAAGTATTTAGATGATGCAAGAGCATGGAATGAGAGCCTTACTCCATTTATATTAATGAGTTCTTGTTGTAGCAGACTAACAATTAAATGGTTACATCCAAATTCTCAGCAACAGCAAAGATGAAAAGCTAGTGATTCCTTATTTATGCTACAACATATCGTATCAAGATAAAAGATCGCATATGCTATAACATATCGTATCAAGATAAAAGATTGCGGTACGTGTAAAATAAAGATTAATAGGTTTGAGAATTAGTTATATCATTATCCATGTACCTAATAATGCCTCTAAAATACTGAAACTAAACATGTAAAGTAAAGATCAATAGGTTGAGAATTAGGAATATTATTATCTATGCGTGGGATAATGCCTCTAAAATACAACTAAAGCTTCCAAAGGAATTATCATTTTAATTTCTAGATGATACAAACTTCAAAAGAGTAGGCCAAACAGTAAACACAGATGCAAGCCGTTGACAATTAGGCGGTCAGGTACATAGTAAAATAACTAAGGGAGGTCCTTTGTATTCTTCACCTCTCCATCTTGACAATGCATACCACCCTTGTCCTAGACAAGTGTTAGACGGTGTCGGACAGGCCAACCAAAGAGTAACTAGTATACTCTATCCTTTTTCGACATTTTTTGTCACTATCGGGTTCAGGGATTACGAAACTAGCCTTTTACAATACATGCATCCTGAGAGGATCAAATCCAATTATCCAACATGTTTCGTATTTGGCGTCTCTTAGACTCCTCACTTTCATTGATAGTATCTCTACCTATAATGTATCGAACGTTCTTGGAATACATCAATTCTTGCTATGGCATCCAATGCATTCCTTATATATTCGTCTCTCTAACTTTGGTGATGTTAAACCAGTGGGTGCATAGACTTGCTTCAACCTCAGATTCCGATAATGATCAACACCAGTGAGAAAAAGGTGAAAACCAGATCAAGTTTACGCGATGTTGTGCATGAAAACCAGAAAATCTCAGCAAACCGGAATGTTGTAGAGCGAAGAAGGTGCCTTGGTTTATCAGCATCCATGTTCGAGTATATAAAGCCAAGATGCTCATCGAGAGATACGAAGAAGAGGCCGTTGGTAACACCTCATCAACAGGAGAAAATACAGCCTATACTGAAGAGAGTAAACAAACCGACTTTACAAGATTGGATTATGAACTCACCTAGCTTCAATGTCCAATTCTCAGGCAGAGTGCACCCTTCGTACGAGGAAGAAAACATAATTGAAGTAGGCACATCAAAACGTATAGATAGTTTGTGTCTGGAAAAGATGAACTTGAAGGCCAATGACGATGATGAAGATAAGAAAGCGCAGGAGGATTCTTCAGTAATAACGAGACAAATCGATGCCAAGGGAAAAAAGAAAGTGAGGTTTACGCTACCTGAAGTGGCCGATATATTCTTTATGGATTCAGCAGATGGTTACTATTACTCTAAGAAGTGAGTGTGAGGCTGCCACATGCTTGGAGCGGTATCAGAAGTCATGTCTCAGTGTATCAGTATGACCAGATATATATTTTGTTCTTTGAGCTATTTTGTTATGTATAAAATCAAAGCTGATAGCTTATTCTTTTTTATAGATCGATTATCAAGCTCTAGTGTCTTCCTATATGATATTCTGTTTCTCCATAGTAGAACAGTTCGTGTTAAAGAATATAAGATCTTGTTCGGGCCTTTCTCTACCACATTAAGGTTTTAAAACAATTGGTTACTTAACAGTTTGGATATCAATGAAATGGGTTCCATAGATATGGATCAAATTTAACAATCTTAGGCAACATCTGATAGTATTTATCTGTTTCGCTGCAATACATAATACGACATTCATAATGTTGTAAAAGTTTGTAGTAGTATCATAAGAATCTAACGGTAACATTTGAACATGATCAGAAGGTTACATGTCACTCAGAAGATATCAAATTATTAAAAACAAATTAGACATCTCTGTGGCTTTGTATATGGTACATTACAACACTAGATATGTAACCTACTGCAGTCTACTTTGCCTCGAGGCACAGAGAAAGATAATTCTGACTATTTTATGGATGCCACATCACTGCATATCATGATTTTTGAATCGTCGGAAAGAATTTGAGCATTCTGAAGTTCATATCCACGGAAATGGGGAAGGGGAAATCCTTCCCAGAGGAGAATATTCAGGTATGGCAGTACCACAGTTTTGAGACTTGCGGATACAAAGGACTGCATAAAGAATAACAGCTTAGCAATTATTCGACAAAGGTATAAACGATTCATATATACATACATCAAGACTTCAATGAAAAAAGAAGAGGACACTAGCATACAACTTTTCATCAAAGTGTCATATATTCTTATGCAAAAACGCTGCCCTCTGACTTCTTTGTCTTTGAGGAAAGAGCCAGGTAGCAAAGAACAACTTCTACCAGAAGCGAAACAAATGATCACTAGAATCATACAGTAAGGTGGAAGCTTCAATCACTAAGACTTAGTGCTGCTAGAAGAGAAGGGACTGTGAGGTTTAAGGAGCAGCAAGAACCAGGCAAAACGAGGAGTGAAAGTTGGTCTGCAGATCCTACTGAGAAGGGGGTTTCCCTCTTTCGAGTTGATTGATAAAACCCAAGAAATTGAACTATTTTTCCTCTTAGCATATTGTTATATATGAAATTTCGCAACATGACAGGAAGGCTTCACGGGAAGACAAGACGGGACATCAGGACGGGAACCTGAGGAAGCTGTCGAGAACGACATCGGTAGAAGCAGCAGACGACTGAAGACGACACGGTCCAGTTAGTTCCGAATTATAAGGAGTGAGAATAGGTAAGCTTATCCTTATCCGGAGCAACCACAATTTGAACAAAGAGAGAAAAGGGAGGAGCAGTTGGAGAGAAAGAAGGAGGAAGAAAGATAAGAAGGGATCGTGGGCATCATTTGAAAAGAGAGACCCAAGAATCACACAGCAAATACACTCAAATCAATGGGAGTTCATGATACAAATTATATTCGATCATTTTAAACAAAAACTCTTGTATCAAAAAACATTATTTTAGTGAGATTTTTCTTTGGTTGGGTATACATTCCCACCAGCGGTTTTTTCCCTTTTACGGGTTTTCCGCGTCACCAATTCCCTCTCTTATTTACGTTTATGCATCTGAGTAATTGAGAAAAGCTAATATTAAGTCATATCACAAGGATAATCAAACTTAGCATTTAACCCAATTAATTCGGTAAAAACACATATGGCATTAACTTAACTGCCTTGATCCACGAAAGGGATGAAGGATCAATCGTTAAGAAATCCATGAGGAATTTAAAAATGATCAGCTCTTAGGAAGAGATGAGATTGAATGCACCCTCACTTCTCATGATTCTTACCCTTCGTTAATTCAGTTTGATGCAACACAAGTACACACCACACACTATTTGTATTCTTTTATTACAAAAATTATATGatgaaaacaaaaaaaaaaatcCAGCATGTTAATTAAAATAAAACTGAAGTCAAGGTTCAGATATATGCAGATCAGCAGATATAGTCAGTGCTAATTCTGATGTTCACTATGTGCACTGTAGTCGCATCATAATCGAAGAATTCTATAATGAACTTGCATACCTTGATAAGAATCATGTGCAAATTACCAATCTCGCTCCACTTCAAATCCATGGTGAAGCCAGTCAATTTAACACTACCACCTAGTTTGTGCATTGAGATTTCAGGAAAACCTGTAGCACTGATCATCTACACCAAATTACGAACCATTAATCGAACTTCCACAAAAATAAAGAGGGAACAAAATCACTTATTACGACAAATAACTATAAGTAATGCCTTGTAGTTTATTACACTATCAGTAGTATATTTTTATAACACGCTATACAGCTAAATGAAAGACTAGCTATTGTTAATTTATAGGGGTTGATGACAGCAAGTTATTTCAGATAATCTCTCTTCCCAACAATACAGAATATGATGATCCATGGAATGGCACCGGAAGCTAGAAATATCTTCAAGCCACAACGATCCAGATACAAACTTTGACTTATGTACATAAATATCATactacaattttttttaaaaaattcatcaACTCAAATTCTGGCAATGTCTCACTTTTTTGCTCAGTCCGAGCATACTCATTAGTCCTAGTATTATTTTACTCAAAACTTTAAAGCACAAGCTCTCCGATTTTGTCAACAAAAAGTATATCATTTTGGAAAAACATAATACAACCTGAGGTTAGTTGATGAATTGAGGTTGAAGATACGAGTTACAGAGTAATGCCTAGTCAAACTTACAGTTGAGATGCATGCAACGGGTATTACTTCTCCAAATTCGACAACATAAACTGTTATATCTAAGTCAACTGCAACGTCAATATTCTGCCGTTCAATGTTAATAGTTGGTGGAGAAGATATTGAAATATTCAACTTCATGTCATCATTTGGAAATTTCTTGTACAGCTGAGGAACAACATATTTCCAGCCAGCAGTATTTAACAAAGATTGGTCAGGCAGTTGATCAACCACCCACTGCATCATATCTGCCTGGAATGAAAGAAAATTAATCAACCCCGATTTCATATAACTGCGAACTGTGAAGCAAATATAAGAAGACCATCGCTATACACTTGTGAAACACACTCTGCAGCCAGGGATCATTCAACAGATGTACCAGGTAGGAAGAACCACCCTGTGCGTTGTACGTGATTACTATAACATGTAAATATTTTGTTGTTCAATCCTAGATCTTTACTCTGATAGACATTGTACTATATTACAGAGGTTACTAACTTGTTGTTATCAAAAGGCAAGGAGGACATTTGTACATATGAAATAAGACTTAATTGGTGAAACACTAGAGCTAACAAGAATGAAATCATGCTAGTAGAATGTATGATGTATCATTAGAGTTGAGAAATTTTTATATACTTTCAATCAAAATCCACGGAAAAGAAATAACTTTGCACCTTCCGCCCACCTTTCTGATTTTTTGCCCCTTTTCTCTATACCGAGACGAGAAATATAATACCATGCGTTTTTGTATGATATATTAGCATTGAGTTACTCTTAGTAGAGTACCCCATATTCTTTCGATCTTAAAGTAACTAAGTTTATAGTGAAGGTCTAAAGGATAAGATCTTACTTCAAAATAAACTGAAACAGCTGAGTGAAGGACTTTTTCATGCAATGATATCCAAATCATCTTATTCAGACCCTCGCAAGAATGTGAATCTTCTTTTACTTCTCTCTGAAGGCTGGAAATCAGAGTTTCATTATTTGCGGTGAAAAGTCCATCAATCTCAAGTTCAAATGAAGAATCACTAAACACAGGGTCATTCACCAATGTGACGTTAATTGCAGCGACATTGTCTATTGGAATTTCTTTTGGAACTGACTCTAAAAAAGAATCAACATATATGATCCCATCTTTGATTTTATTGGAGACAGCATCTTCAACTGACAAGATAATATCTTCGTTAAAAGCATCTGCTACCCTGGGAAGCATAATGGAGAATTAACTGCAGGAGATTGTAGGCAATCTACATTAAAAATAGCAGACATGGTATACCTTATATTTCAAGGACAGACAACGAATGAAAAGCAGAAGGTTAGAAAGTCGAAAGATGCTTCTACATAGGTGCAACTTAACTAACATTTCCAGATTACTTATAGCAAAGTCTATAAAGTTGTTTGAATAGTTCAATAGATGAACTACAAATGATTGAAAATATTGATTAAAATTGAAGAATAAGATATGCCATGCCGTTGCAAAAACATGTGGAATTCAGTAAAACATGGATAACTATGATAAGAATTGTAGAGTCATTATGTGAAGTTATCGAGCAAAAGCAATAGCTTTGCTCACCTCACAAGAAACTTAGTTTAGTAATTCATTATATTGAACAAGACAGAATATGAGTTGACTATGATTCTCAAATCATGACTAATTTGGGAAAAGAAGAGACATGACTTGTAACTAGAGATATATTATAGAGGTGATACCCTTGATATAGCCAAGATGCACCGCCATTCAGCTGTATTGATATATCCCTCACGTAGCATCCACATT
It contains:
- the LOC141721335 gene encoding putative BPI/LBP family protein At1g04970, whose product is MAHHDQPIIFSILYFLLISSCQYLHVHCKVGDAGYISLQVSERGLDFVKDVVVKEALSSLTPLHLPRVEKPVKIPFLGNVQIVLSNITINHIDLPSSVIKTGQSGITLATSSATANLSMDWRYSYSSWLLPVAVSDQGDASIQVDGMEVGLTLSLENQQGNLKLSLLECGCYVRDISIQLNGGASWLYQGVADAFNEDIILSVEDAVSNKIKDGIIYVDSFLESVPKEIPIDNVAAINVTLVNDPVFSDSSFELEIDGLFTANNETLISSLQREVKEDSHSCEGLNKMIWISLHEKVLHSAVSVYFEADMMQWVVDQLPDQSLLNTAGWKYVVPQLYKKFPNDDMKLNISISSPPTINIERQNIDVAVDLDITVYVVEFGEVIPVACISTMISATGFPEISMHKLGGSVKLTGFTMDLKWSEIGNLHMILIKSFVSASLKTVVLPYLNILLWEGFPLPHFRGYELQNAQILSDDSKIMICSDVASIK